One Prevotella intermedia ATCC 25611 = DSM 20706 DNA window includes the following coding sequences:
- the ruvA gene encoding Holliday junction branch migration protein RuvA → MIEYIKGELVELSPALAVVEAHGVGYGLNISLNTYSVIQGKQSVKLFVHEAIMTGGRDDNYTLYGFATKQERSLYRLLITVSGVGANTARMILSSLTPAELCNVIANGDDKMLKTVKGIGLKTAQRIIVDLKDKIVQSGIAEELHVSSQPVTANVNNAVKDEAVGALTMLGFSPAPSAKVVVAILTEQPDLPVEQVVKLALKQIK, encoded by the coding sequence ATGATAGAATATATAAAGGGTGAACTTGTCGAGCTTTCGCCGGCATTGGCAGTCGTAGAAGCGCATGGCGTGGGCTACGGACTGAACATTTCGCTGAATACTTACAGTGTAATCCAGGGCAAGCAAAGCGTAAAGTTGTTTGTACACGAAGCCATTATGACGGGCGGACGCGACGATAACTATACGCTTTACGGCTTTGCCACAAAGCAGGAACGTTCGCTCTACCGACTGCTCATCACCGTGTCGGGGGTGGGAGCGAACACCGCACGTATGATACTGTCGTCGCTCACGCCTGCCGAACTGTGCAACGTGATAGCCAACGGCGACGACAAGATGCTGAAAACCGTAAAGGGCATCGGTCTGAAGACGGCACAACGCATCATCGTAGACTTAAAAGACAAGATAGTGCAAAGCGGTATAGCCGAAGAATTGCACGTCAGCAGCCAACCAGTCACGGCGAACGTAAACAATGCTGTAAAAGACGAAGCAGTGGGAGCACTCACGATGTTGGGCTTCTCGCCTGCACCATCGGCAAAGGTTGTGGTAGCTATCTTGACCGAACAGCCCGATTTACCAGTGGAACAGGTGGTGAAATTAGCGTTGAAGCAAATAAAATAG